From Variovorax sp. J2L1-78, the proteins below share one genomic window:
- a CDS encoding ABC transporter substrate-binding protein → MEVLAPSRLRRVCAAAAFAAATLGFAAPSTWAGDVADRVKTSGTVRVCIWPDYYGITYRNPRNGVLSGVDIELSAQLAKDLNVKLVHVDASFATLVDDLGARRCDVAMFAVGMLPQRLEHLRFTRPYLRSDIYGVTTKGNKVVRTWADIDKPGVQVGVQAGTFMEPVMAAALRQARLVVIQPPATRERELEGGRIDVFMSDYPYSRRLLDNADWAEIVAPPQPFHVLPYAYAVRPGDDAWLRTVDAFVERIRADGRLEAAARRHGLGAIVVR, encoded by the coding sequence ATGGAAGTCCTAGCCCCCTCCCGACTGCGCCGCGTCTGCGCGGCGGCCGCCTTCGCCGCGGCCACGCTGGGTTTCGCAGCGCCCTCCACGTGGGCCGGCGACGTGGCCGATCGCGTGAAAACATCGGGCACGGTGCGTGTCTGCATCTGGCCCGACTATTACGGCATCACCTACCGCAATCCACGCAACGGCGTGCTGAGCGGCGTCGACATCGAACTGTCGGCCCAGCTGGCCAAGGACTTGAACGTCAAGCTCGTCCATGTCGACGCGTCCTTCGCGACCCTCGTCGACGACCTCGGCGCGCGCCGCTGCGACGTGGCGATGTTCGCCGTCGGCATGCTGCCGCAACGGCTGGAGCATCTGCGCTTCACGCGCCCCTACCTGCGCAGCGACATCTATGGTGTGACGACCAAGGGCAACAAGGTGGTCCGCACCTGGGCCGACATCGACAAGCCCGGGGTGCAGGTGGGCGTGCAGGCCGGCACCTTCATGGAACCCGTCATGGCCGCCGCCTTGCGGCAGGCCCGCCTGGTCGTCATTCAGCCGCCGGCGACCCGGGAGCGCGAACTCGAAGGCGGCCGCATCGACGTCTTCATGAGCGACTACCCCTACAGCCGGCGGCTGCTGGACAACGCCGACTGGGCTGAAATCGTCGCGCCGCCGCAGCCCTTCCATGTGCTGCCCTACGCCTATGCGGTTCGCCCCGGGGACGACGCCTGGCTCCGGACGGTCGACGCGTTCGTCGAACGCATCCGCGCCGACGGCCGGCTGGAGGCCGCCGCGCGGCGCCATGGCCTGGGCGCGATCGTGGTGCGTTGA